Proteins co-encoded in one Candidatus Zixiibacteriota bacterium genomic window:
- a CDS encoding sugar phosphate nucleotidyltransferase — MSGTIGDGSQAVYGVVLAGGEGVRLQGYVRALSGTSLPKQYVAFTGRRSMLEHTFSRAERLVPARRLFTVIGRSHLRYPEVPRQLASRPPETVIVQPENRETGAGVLLPLVYLSERHGATVAAIFPSDHFVLEEDRFMACVEQAVEAVRDHPRRLVLLAVVPDEPETDYGYIVPGERSMGLRSAEIRKVSGFIEKPDRRTAAELMRSGALWNTMTMVCDIKALLSMVKRVQPALHRAFLRIARAIGTPHEAAVVEDVYRSLQPVNFSRGIMEPIAVRYPDFVSVLPVRGVCWSDWGSAERIARALDVLRRRETDLARAAASRRAGPDARLLAGCK, encoded by the coding sequence ATGTCCGGCACAATCGGAGACGGGTCGCAAGCGGTATACGGAGTCGTGCTGGCGGGCGGCGAGGGGGTTCGCCTGCAGGGCTACGTTCGCGCGCTTAGCGGAACCTCGCTGCCGAAGCAGTATGTCGCTTTCACGGGCCGGCGCTCGATGCTCGAACATACGTTTTCACGCGCCGAAAGGCTCGTTCCGGCGCGGCGCCTCTTCACTGTCATCGGACGAAGCCATCTCCGCTATCCGGAAGTCCCGCGCCAGCTCGCCTCCCGGCCGCCGGAGACCGTCATCGTCCAGCCCGAAAACAGGGAGACCGGAGCCGGGGTTCTCCTGCCGCTCGTTTACCTTTCCGAGAGACACGGCGCGACGGTGGCGGCGATTTTTCCTTCCGACCATTTCGTTCTCGAGGAGGATCGGTTCATGGCCTGCGTCGAGCAGGCGGTGGAGGCGGTGCGGGACCACCCTCGACGGCTGGTGCTCCTCGCGGTCGTCCCGGACGAGCCGGAAACCGACTACGGTTATATCGTTCCCGGGGAGCGCTCGATGGGCCTGCGCTCGGCGGAGATCCGCAAGGTCAGCGGCTTCATCGAAAAACCCGATCGGCGGACCGCCGCAGAGCTGATGCGCTCCGGGGCTTTGTGGAATACGATGACTATGGTATGTGACATCAAGGCGCTGCTGAGCATGGTGAAAAGAGTGCAGCCGGCGCTCCATCGCGCGTTTCTGCGGATTGCGCGCGCCATCGGCACGCCGCACGAGGCCGCGGTCGTCGAGGACGTTTACCGCTCGCTGCAACCGGTCAACTTCTCCAGAGGCATCATGGAGCCGATCGCGGTCCGGTATCCGGATTTCGTCTCGGTGCTGCCGGTTCGGGGCGTGTGCTGGAGCGACTGGGGCTCCGCGGAGCGGATTGCACGCGCCCTGGACGTGCTGCGGCGGCGCGAGACCGACTTGGCGCGGGCGGCGGCGAGCCGCCGCGCCGGCCCCGATGCACGCCTGCTCGCCGGCTGCAAATAA
- a CDS encoding NAD(+) synthase — protein sequence MKDGEFFNLYNHGFVRAAVGVPELRVADPAYNGSRTIELMHAAEHRRAVLALFPELGLSAYSCEDLFHQRALLDGSLAALGDVLKASEGLELIAVVGLPLQVDHLLFNCAVVLRRGKILGVVPKTFLPNYREFYEYRQFAPAAAARSTSIDLLGQREIPFGEHLLFQCEQERRFTFFVEICEDLWVPLPPSCWAALAGATVILNLSASNITLGKDEYRHSLVANQSARCLAAYLYTAAGTGESTTDLAWDGHAIVYENGALLAESERFHYDSQLVVAELDLERLSQERMRQNSFGQSMQRHREELRRFRKVGFDLNLPRTERLLCERRIGRFPYVPSERALRDRRCYEAYNIQVQGLVKRLRSSGISKVVIGVSGGLDSTHALIVAARAFDVLSLPRSNILGYAMPGFATSRRTLANAKALMEAVGCTASELDIRPSCEQMLRDIGHPYARGEPVYDITFENVQAGERTSHLFRLANLHHGLVLGTSDLSELALGWCTYGVGDHMSHYSVNASVPKTLIQFLIRWVADTDLLGKETSIILRSILDTEFSPELVPGDPDGEQPSQRTEEIVGPYELQDFTLYYTTRFGYLPTKIAFLSYCAWRDRTLGAWPDIPEEKRRQYGIAEIKRWLSVFAWRFFQVSQFKRSCIPNAPKVGSGGSLSPRGDYRAPSDSEATVWLEEIKRIPETEA from the coding sequence ATGAAGGACGGGGAATTCTTCAATCTTTACAATCACGGCTTTGTCCGGGCGGCGGTCGGAGTTCCCGAGCTTCGGGTGGCGGACCCGGCCTACAACGGCTCCCGGACGATCGAGTTGATGCACGCGGCCGAACACCGCCGGGCGGTTCTGGCGCTCTTCCCGGAGCTGGGACTGTCCGCCTACTCGTGCGAGGACCTCTTTCACCAACGGGCTCTGCTCGACGGTTCGCTCGCGGCGCTGGGCGACGTCCTCAAGGCCTCGGAAGGCCTCGAGCTGATCGCGGTGGTGGGGCTGCCGCTCCAGGTCGACCATTTGCTGTTCAACTGCGCTGTCGTCCTGCGCCGCGGGAAGATCCTGGGAGTCGTCCCCAAAACCTTCCTGCCGAACTACCGCGAGTTCTACGAGTACCGGCAGTTCGCCCCCGCGGCCGCGGCCCGGAGCACCTCGATCGACCTTCTCGGCCAGCGGGAGATTCCCTTCGGGGAGCACCTGCTCTTTCAATGCGAGCAGGAAAGGCGGTTTACCTTCTTCGTGGAGATCTGCGAGGATCTCTGGGTACCGCTGCCGCCTTCGTGCTGGGCCGCGCTCGCCGGCGCCACCGTGATCCTCAACCTCTCGGCATCCAACATCACGCTCGGCAAGGACGAATACCGCCACAGCCTGGTGGCGAACCAGTCGGCGCGCTGCCTCGCGGCCTACCTCTACACCGCGGCCGGGACCGGCGAGTCGACCACCGACCTGGCATGGGACGGCCACGCGATCGTTTACGAGAACGGCGCCCTGCTCGCCGAATCGGAGCGCTTCCACTACGACTCCCAGCTGGTCGTCGCGGAGCTGGACCTCGAGCGCCTCTCGCAGGAGCGCATGCGCCAGAACAGCTTCGGCCAGAGCATGCAGCGCCATCGCGAGGAGCTCAGGCGCTTCCGCAAGGTGGGCTTCGATCTCAATTTGCCTCGCACCGAGCGCCTGCTCTGCGAGCGCCGGATCGGCCGCTTCCCGTACGTGCCCTCGGAGCGGGCGCTGCGGGACCGCCGCTGCTACGAAGCCTACAACATCCAGGTCCAGGGGCTGGTGAAGCGGCTGCGGAGCTCGGGCATTTCCAAGGTGGTGATCGGCGTCTCGGGCGGACTCGACTCGACCCACGCGCTCATCGTGGCGGCGCGGGCGTTCGACGTCCTGAGCCTGCCGCGCTCGAACATCCTCGGTTATGCGATGCCGGGCTTTGCCACGAGCCGCCGGACCCTGGCCAACGCCAAGGCGCTGATGGAGGCGGTCGGCTGCACGGCGAGCGAGCTCGACATCCGGCCGAGCTGCGAGCAGATGCTGCGCGATATCGGTCATCCTTACGCCCGCGGCGAGCCGGTCTACGACATCACCTTCGAGAACGTGCAGGCGGGCGAGCGGACCAGCCATCTCTTCCGCCTCGCCAACCTGCACCACGGGCTGGTGCTGGGAACCAGCGATCTCAGCGAGCTCGCCCTCGGCTGGTGCACGTACGGCGTCGGCGATCACATGTCGCACTACAGCGTCAACGCGAGCGTCCCGAAAACGCTGATTCAGTTCCTCATCCGCTGGGTCGCCGACACCGATCTGCTGGGAAAGGAAACCAGTATCATCCTGCGCTCGATCCTCGACACCGAGTTCAGCCCGGAGCTGGTGCCGGGAGATCCCGACGGCGAGCAACCGAGCCAGAGAACCGAGGAGATCGTGGGCCCTTACGAGCTTCAGGACTTCACGCTCTACTACACGACCCGTTTCGGTTACCTGCCCACGAAGATCGCTTTTCTCTCCTATTGCGCCTGGAGAGACCGGACGCTCGGAGCGTGGCCCGATATTCCGGAGGAGAAACGCCGCCAGTACGGCATCGCCGAGATCAAGCGGTGGCTTTCCGTGTTCGCCTGGCGTTTCTTCCAGGTGAGCCAGTTCAAGAGGAGCTGCATTCCCAACGCCCCCAAGGTCGGCTCCGGCGGCTCGCTGTCGCCGCGCGGCGACTACCGCGCGCCCAGCGACAGCGAAGCGACGGTGTGGCTGGAGGAAATCAAGCGGATACCCGAGACCGAAGCCTGA
- a CDS encoding long-chain fatty acid--CoA ligase encodes MKDPSLAAMFCRQARRYGRKTLYRFAEGGEWRSLSWEEAIQRVREIALGLHSLGVERGARVAIFSNNRPEWNLVDWANICVGALTVPVYSTSPRAQVLHILSHCEPSVLFVESREALRRLDPFPGSLGRIRRIVLSGGEEGGAGEGTMTLAELSSRGRACEREHPETFDRLVEVLGPSDDLTIIYTSGTTGDPKGVLTTHGHYLFVIDAVDQVLPSTDEDVTLHFLPSAHSFGRLEHFMAVAKGWTVAYARSIETVSRDLRSVRPTVFFSVPRIYEIAYHRIRSRVERSGWARRFLFDRALAIGREWSRRKRAGAEPGLVLEAAMALTRRLAFSEIHAAFGGRLRVAISGGAPLPAEIAEFFHAIGLVLLEGYGLTETSTVTHVNRPNRCRIGTVGLPLPGIECRIAEDGEILLRGPNIFKAYYRDFIATEEAVDREGWFHTGDVGSVDEEGFLRITDRKKDLIVTSAGKKVAPQKIENLLRTDPMISQAMVVGGGQRPLMALVTVNSERARELAAEQGVDLGGEVASHPWVQARVKEIVREKNRELAPFEAVRQVWVLGRELSVDEGELTATMKLRRQVIMERYKELIDELYGDAKKRRSSATEETTGV; translated from the coding sequence GTGAAGGACCCGAGCCTAGCCGCCATGTTTTGCCGGCAGGCCCGCCGCTACGGCCGAAAGACACTCTATCGCTTCGCCGAGGGGGGCGAGTGGCGGTCGCTTTCCTGGGAGGAGGCCATCCAGCGCGTTCGGGAGATCGCCCTCGGGCTCCATTCTCTGGGGGTCGAGCGCGGGGCGCGCGTGGCGATCTTTTCGAACAACCGGCCGGAATGGAATCTCGTCGACTGGGCCAACATCTGCGTCGGCGCGCTGACGGTTCCAGTCTACTCCACGAGTCCCCGGGCCCAGGTCCTGCACATCCTCAGCCACTGCGAGCCTTCCGTTCTCTTCGTCGAGTCGCGCGAGGCGTTGCGGCGCCTGGACCCTTTTCCCGGCTCGCTCGGACGAATCCGCCGGATCGTGTTGAGCGGCGGCGAGGAGGGCGGAGCGGGCGAAGGGACGATGACCCTCGCAGAGCTGTCTTCCCGCGGCCGGGCCTGCGAGCGCGAGCATCCGGAGACGTTCGACCGGCTCGTCGAGGTCCTGGGGCCGAGCGACGATCTCACGATCATTTACACGTCGGGAACCACGGGAGATCCCAAGGGAGTGCTCACCACTCACGGCCACTACCTCTTCGTCATCGACGCGGTCGATCAGGTGCTGCCGTCGACCGACGAGGACGTGACCCTGCACTTTCTGCCGTCAGCGCACTCCTTCGGCCGCCTGGAGCATTTCATGGCCGTGGCCAAGGGATGGACGGTAGCCTACGCCCGGTCGATCGAGACCGTGAGCCGGGACCTGCGGTCGGTCCGGCCGACGGTGTTTTTTTCCGTCCCGAGGATCTACGAGATCGCCTACCACCGGATCCGTTCCCGGGTGGAGCGCTCCGGCTGGGCGCGGCGGTTTCTCTTCGACCGCGCCCTGGCCATAGGCCGGGAGTGGAGCCGGCGCAAGCGCGCGGGCGCCGAGCCCGGCCTCGTCCTGGAGGCGGCGATGGCTCTTACGAGGCGGCTCGCGTTCTCCGAAATCCATGCCGCGTTCGGGGGGCGGTTGAGGGTCGCGATCTCGGGCGGAGCCCCTCTCCCTGCGGAGATCGCCGAGTTTTTCCATGCGATCGGCCTGGTGCTGCTCGAGGGTTACGGGCTCACGGAAACATCGACGGTGACGCACGTCAACCGACCGAATCGCTGCCGGATCGGAACCGTGGGGCTTCCGTTGCCGGGGATCGAGTGTCGCATCGCGGAAGACGGCGAGATCCTGCTGCGCGGCCCCAACATCTTCAAGGCCTACTACCGCGATTTCATCGCGACCGAGGAGGCGGTCGACCGCGAGGGATGGTTTCACACCGGCGATGTCGGCTCCGTGGACGAGGAGGGCTTCCTCAGGATCACCGATCGGAAGAAAGATCTGATCGTGACGTCGGCGGGAAAGAAGGTGGCGCCGCAGAAAATCGAGAACCTTCTCAGGACCGATCCCATGATCAGCCAGGCGATGGTGGTCGGCGGCGGACAGCGGCCGCTGATGGCCCTGGTGACCGTGAACTCCGAGCGGGCGCGCGAGCTGGCGGCGGAGCAGGGCGTCGATCTGGGGGGCGAGGTTGCGTCGCATCCGTGGGTGCAGGCGCGCGTCAAGGAGATCGTCCGGGAGAAGAACAGGGAGCTTGCGCCGTTCGAGGCGGTTCGGCAGGTGTGGGTCCTCGGCCGCGAGCTGAGCGTCGACGAGGGCGAGCTGACGGCGACGATGAAGCTGCGCCGCCAGGTCATCATGGAACGGTACAAAGAGCTGATCGACGAACTGTACGGCGACGCCAAGAAGAGGCGGTCGTCGGCGACCGAGGAGACGACGGGGGTATAG
- a CDS encoding ferritin-like domain-containing protein, whose amino-acid sequence MGGDWKQWWRRFLSLSTGRYRRARELLKQRYLEELRHAERLREHAARMQYPQFRQKLLDIAAEETKHAEWIAARIRLLGGEPPPFKPPPVSGRNSWQYLLLDLEEEGRCGARLQDEIRTLEPELPEIGGLLDRIRKDDEKHRQEIREMLMRSDPQALWPA is encoded by the coding sequence ATGGGCGGCGACTGGAAACAATGGTGGCGCCGGTTTCTCAGCCTGTCAACCGGCAGATACCGGAGGGCGCGCGAGCTTCTCAAACAGCGTTACCTCGAGGAGCTTCGCCACGCCGAGCGCCTCCGCGAGCATGCCGCAAGGATGCAGTACCCGCAATTTCGCCAGAAGCTGCTCGACATAGCTGCCGAGGAAACGAAACACGCCGAGTGGATCGCGGCGCGGATCAGGCTCTTGGGCGGTGAGCCCCCGCCGTTCAAGCCGCCGCCGGTGAGCGGGCGGAACAGCTGGCAATACCTGCTGTTGGACCTCGAAGAGGAAGGACGCTGCGGCGCGCGGCTTCAGGACGAGATCCGGACCCTGGAGCCGGAGCTGCCCGAAATCGGTGGGCTTCTCGATCGAATCCGGAAGGACGACGAGAAACACCGGCAGGAGATCCGGGAAATGTTGATGCGCAGCGATCCTCAGGCGCTCTGGCCGGCTTGA
- a CDS encoding adenosylcobalamin-dependent ribonucleoside-diphosphate reductase, whose translation MKEDRLAFSEAALEVLRQRYLRRDETGQVIESPEAMMERVARAIAAPAGLFGEDERYWEERFFGRMRRLEFLPNSPTLMNAGLADGQLAACFVLPIEDNLESIFTTLGRMARIHQSGGGTGFSFSSLRPRRDRVRSTGGITSGPLSFMDIFDLTTAVIREGGRRRGANMAVLRIDHPDIEEFVEAKLKPGRLENFNLSVGVTDAFFEALERREPFALRNPRTGREVSAVRPEALLEKICAAAWATGDPGLLFLDEINAHNPTPALGRIESTNPCGEQPLLPYESCTLGSLNLPAFLAGGEIDWSALREAVHDGVVFLDNVIEANSYPFPEIEAATRRTRKIGLGVMGLANLFARLGIAYDSGEAELLAEKIAEFLTAEARRCSAALGERRGSFPAFSQSVWPARGFTALRNATVTCVAPTGTISLIAGTSAAIEPFFALAFSRRILGTQFAAEINPLLREELERLGPDGERALEEVRERGSIRDLEYLPAELRRRFPIALEIAPRWHLQMQAAFQKHVDAAVSKTVNLPRDAPPAAVREVFLLARQLRLKGVTIYRYGSRPGQALSLVQEGVRHDCRECAE comes from the coding sequence ATGAAAGAAGACCGCCTCGCGTTCTCGGAGGCCGCCCTCGAAGTCCTGCGCCAGCGCTATCTTCGCCGGGACGAGACGGGCCAGGTGATCGAATCGCCGGAAGCGATGATGGAGCGAGTGGCCCGTGCCATCGCCGCCCCCGCCGGACTCTTCGGCGAGGATGAGCGGTACTGGGAGGAACGGTTCTTCGGGCGCATGCGCCGGCTGGAGTTTTTACCCAACTCGCCCACCCTGATGAACGCCGGCCTGGCCGACGGACAGCTCGCGGCCTGCTTCGTCCTTCCGATCGAGGACAACCTCGAATCGATCTTCACGACCCTCGGCCGCATGGCGCGCATCCACCAATCCGGCGGCGGCACCGGTTTTTCCTTCAGCTCCCTGCGCCCGCGGCGCGACCGTGTTCGCTCGACCGGAGGCATAACCTCGGGTCCCCTCTCCTTCATGGACATATTCGACCTCACCACGGCGGTGATCCGCGAAGGGGGAAGGCGGCGCGGAGCCAACATGGCGGTGCTCCGCATCGATCATCCGGACATCGAGGAGTTCGTCGAAGCGAAACTAAAGCCGGGGAGGCTGGAGAACTTCAATCTCTCGGTGGGCGTGACCGATGCCTTTTTCGAAGCGCTCGAGCGCCGCGAGCCGTTCGCGCTGCGCAACCCCAGAACCGGGCGTGAGGTCTCCGCCGTCCGGCCGGAAGCGCTTCTGGAAAAGATCTGCGCGGCGGCATGGGCCACGGGAGACCCGGGGCTGCTGTTCCTGGACGAGATCAATGCTCACAACCCGACGCCCGCGCTGGGACGGATCGAAAGCACGAATCCGTGCGGCGAGCAGCCGCTCCTTCCCTACGAGTCCTGCACGCTCGGATCGCTTAACCTGCCGGCGTTCCTGGCGGGCGGCGAGATCGACTGGTCGGCCTTGCGCGAGGCCGTCCACGACGGGGTGGTGTTCCTCGACAACGTGATCGAGGCGAACAGCTACCCGTTTCCGGAAATCGAAGCCGCCACCCGCCGCACGCGCAAGATCGGGCTCGGGGTCATGGGCCTCGCCAACCTGTTTGCGCGCCTCGGGATCGCTTACGACTCCGGCGAAGCCGAGCTGCTGGCGGAAAAGATCGCGGAGTTTCTTACGGCGGAGGCACGCCGTTGCTCGGCCGCTCTCGGCGAGCGGCGCGGCTCGTTTCCGGCGTTTTCGCAAAGCGTCTGGCCCGCCCGGGGGTTCACGGCGCTTCGCAACGCCACGGTCACCTGCGTTGCGCCCACCGGCACCATCAGCTTGATCGCCGGAACTTCCGCGGCCATCGAGCCGTTTTTCGCCCTGGCCTTTTCGCGCCGCATTCTCGGGACGCAGTTCGCCGCGGAGATCAATCCGCTGCTGCGCGAGGAGCTGGAACGGCTGGGCCCCGACGGCGAGCGAGCCCTCGAAGAGGTTCGCGAGCGGGGTTCGATCCGTGACCTGGAATACCTTCCGGCCGAGCTGCGGCGACGCTTTCCCATCGCCCTGGAGATCGCGCCCCGGTGGCACCTCCAGATGCAGGCGGCTTTCCAGAAACACGTTGACGCCGCCGTCTCGAAGACGGTCAATCTCCCGCGCGACGCGCCTCCCGCGGCGGTCCGGGAAGTCTTCCTTCTCGCGCGCCAGCTCCGGTTGAAAGGGGTCACGATCTACCGCTACGGCTCCCGACCGGGTCAGGCCCTTTCCCTGGTCCAGGAAGGGGTGCGGCACGATTGCCGGGAGTGCGCCGAGTAG